AATTTGATGTGGCatgagaaatgtaacaaaaatgctttaaaaaaacaaaaatatggcaaaaaaagtgaagaaattaagttaaaatatgagaagtttggtgtagttgcaaaaaatggtaaaaataagcaaaaatggggtcaaaaaatattcttcgtttcttgaaggcatctggtgaccccctcccagtgtctctcgCAAtgccaaatggggtcctgaccctaaggttcaGAACCCTGAATTATACAACAATGCTACAATCAGGGCTCAGATGTCTgattggacttttttttaagaaatgtggacacttttattcttcatttattCACAGTTACGTGTTTGACGTCCTCGACTAAAGAGAAACATTCACCGTATTTATAAAAACCTTCATAGTCGCATGGATTCACCGTCTAAGGCACAGCAATAAATaccacactgtgtgtgtgtgtgttgtgtgtgtgtgtgtgtgtgtgtgtgtgtgtgtgtgtgtgtgtgtgtgtgtgtgtgtgtgtgtgtgtgtccttcagCTCCAGCCTCGTCGTCCTAATGCAGCAATGAGCTCCTTCATGCTGTCCATGTCCTCAGCCTCCAGCAGAGCGTGGTGCTGACAAAAGAGCGTGAGGTGGGTGAAGAGCGTGTTGAGGTGAGGATGAAGACCCATCATCACTGCTTCTCCGTAGTGGGACCAGTAGATGTGAGAAAGAGTCCTGAACAACAGCAGGAACACCTTCTGGATGAGAAAGACAAAGCCTGATGGAAAGACCGCGCCTgagaaaggaggaggaagagaagaagaaggagacgaagaagaaaaagaagtagAAGAcgtaaaagaagaagaaaatgtcatGAGCAGCTCATTAATGTGCTGTGAGGAGAACATGTAGAACATGGAGGTTCTTTACCTGCTCTGGTGGGGAACACGTCCTCATCAGTGAGCAAGTCCTGGATGTAGGACATGGCGTAGTCAAAGTAAAGAGGAGCAGAACACTTCAGCTTCCTGCCATGATCATCAGTCCACATATACACACTGagaaccaaagaagaagaaatcacATCAAAACAATTTTGCAATCCTTTATAATCTAATAGTTTTTAAAGAATCAATAAAAggcctgaactaaaataaataaacaataaatacactTGTCCGAATTAATAAAGCAGAAGAATAAGTAGAACGCGGAAAATTTAGAAGAAGAAATTGTAAAATATCAGACAAATTATAAAATCATTAAAAGGCATGACTCACGCGTTGCCAGGTCCACAGGCGCTGGGGCAGGTGCTGGGGGTGCAGAACTCTGACAACGCGCTGGAGAACAGGTTTATGTGCTTGAAGAACGCCACGGCTGCAGAACATCGATGAGAGAACCATTTTAATCACAACCATGAGAtgacaggaggaagaggaggcgaCTCACTGTTGCTGGCTAGCCACTCTGCGTGGTCGACGCCCACTGGCAGCGCAGTGAGAGCCatcatgtctgtgtgtgtgatcctTTGGCTCACGTTCTGCTCCTGGAGGTAGAGCTGCTTTTCCAGAACGTTGTTATTGATTCCTCTACAGGAAGTAGTAAACAGAAAACATCAGCTCGTAAAACATGGAGGAAGACCTCCTGCTGTGCTCAGTAGATAAGACACACAAAgctaattaatgctaatgagGCTAATAAAGCTAACACGGTCAACTCAGAGGAGTGAAGTGCAAGCTAGCACAGGaatgtagtggttagcacgtcagCTGCAAAGCCAAAGCCTTTGGTATAATTTCCATATTGGTGAACTTATGACcaaggagtttgcatgttctcttctTACTTGCACAAGTTTCATCCATAGACTGATCGGACAAGCTCcctggtggagtgaagctttcatttttagagctccccttactgactggctgcagtataggtcataaaccccacctcctcaatgataacagatgggatgtgggtcaaactgtgaacttaaaatactcgtcacatcatttttttccaaacctaaactctgctgtgatcattagttattattaccctacattgtgttcaagtgctcatttttatgtgaagtttgttttaaataagttatttgaggttgaaaaatgagATTTTACATCCtatatgacaatgattgacagccgcggatCTTGCATAGCTCTCTTTGTTAATAGTAGTTACGTCATGAAGAAAAGCCGAGACGTCATTCaactagatatttgagttgaaatatatcgtggttttgtactaacctccatgatctgaacaaaaacattgagtgggaacagctacagtgcacaccCACTGGTTTCATCTGTCATAGAGgagcaacttttattacagggGGCGGTGCCATATAACTGTGATTTTATCAGatttgagggtcacatgattaaCATTCATTAGATCATTAACATAGGAAAGAATaaagggtttgtgtttttgtgcttggttttgtctttttatgtgtatttgtagacagtttatgtatttttctgtaatgtattttttgtagcattttgtattttctttctttttgcatttgtgtgttattggagtaatgtgttttttgaggcattgtgcatttttattttgtttttctgtgttattggatacattttgtgtatttatggagtcgttttgtacaatttttccagctgtgtttattttttattgtagctttgtgtgttattggagacattttgtgtatttatggagtcattttgtgtgtttttgttgccatcttGTGCATTTGGgggtcatcttttttttttaagtcattttgtgcattttttattgtAGCTTTGTGGATTATTGGagaaatgttgtgtatttgtggagTCAATGTGGTgtgttttgctgtcattttgtgtgtttttggagtattttttttgcaatttttgaaacagtgttttttattgtagcattgtgtgttattggagacatttgtgtatttatggagtcctttgtgtgtttttgttgccattttgtgcatttgagggtaatttttgcattttgtgcaAATTGTCTgactgtgtattttgttattgtagcTTTGTGCATTATTGGAGAAATGTGTACAGTATTTGTggagtcaatgtgtgtgttctgtcgccattttgtgtattgtgggagtcattttgtgcctttttgtcattacttttttatgtattttgtgcatttactatGGGGGGCTGCACAGATCTGAATTGAATTGTTGTCCAATGTGGCGATGCACTCAGTAGTAGCAGTTCAGGTCAAGCCAACTCTCGTTtataatttcagttttttgtccTATGACAAAGTGAAGAATAAAGCTCCTTTCATTCAAAGAGTCACTGGCACAGTGAACTCACTCTTTCTTTAGATCCTATGAAACCAAAATAGTcagaatatatataaataaaaaaaatgtcattgaatTTTCTGAGTGGATTAGCTATAAGATAATTAtagcaaaagaacaaaaacattaaataataaaaaaaaagatgacatgTTCCTTTAACGGCAGAAAGGGAAGTAACTATGTTTATATCTATGGTCTAACATTACAAACATCAATAGAAATCATGTGACCTTTTCAGACTGCTACAGTTGTGTTTAGTTCACTTTTCTCCTCTTGATTCCAAATTTACAGCAGAATACCTAACCCTAATGACCATCAACTTTATTATGGGATCCCATCTGTAACATCTCATCTCCATCTTTTATACCATCTAATTAACTCTTATCAGATATAGGGAATCtcaaaaaataactcaaaaacacactaaatacacaaaagaataaaaatataaacaaccaaatacacaatattactccaaaaacacacaaattgacaaaatacACCATtaactccaaatacacacaaaattacagaaaaatacactaaaggagaataaaaatacacaaaatgacaacaaaaatacacaaaaatactgcatataaacacacagtgacaaaaaaaatatacaaaagggaaataaaaatacacatgacaaccatattacacaaaattacaaaaaatacacaaaaagaaagtaaagatatacaaaacaacaaaaatacacaaaattacagcaaatatacaaaattattttcaaaacacacaacaaaaatacactgaaataactccaaaaacaaaaaaatgacacacaagGACACAAACcatctgtgttaatgctcagatcggtctttattctaaacacTGACATTAATATTGATATTGTGCATCTTGTTGTGATTAAAGTTGTCGTCCCATCTCTGTTAGACTCGTGTGTGAATCCTGTGTGAGTCCATTATTTGACTTTATTCAAAGTGAGTGTGCTGCAGTGATGAGCGTTCACTTCTTTCACTGTTTGACTACAGTGGATCTTTCACAGTTTGGAACAGCTCAGCCTTTGCTCAGTGTGACCTCGCTCTTAGCgataagaaacacaca
This genomic window from Gouania willdenowi chromosome 6, fGouWil2.1, whole genome shotgun sequence contains:
- the LOC114464187 gene encoding MOB kinase activator 2 gives rise to the protein MGGCHSYPSATEADGKTLQLSDISDDKLGINNNVLEKQLYLQEQNVSQRITHTDMMALTALPVGVDHAEWLASNTVAFFKHINLFSSALSEFCTPSTCPSACGPGNAVYMWTDDHGRKLKCSAPLYFDYAMSYIQDLLTDEDVFPTRAGAVFPSGFVFLIQKVFLLLFRTLSHIYWSHYGEAVMMGLHPHLNTLFTHLTLFCQHHALLEAEDMDSMKELIAALGRRGWS